tttgctgataaTGTTAATAcatgttttaaaactttttttgcaTCACTAACCAAAAACAAGACCAATTGTGATTCTTGATTCTTCCATGGGTACATTCACCAGTTTTGATTAAATTCAAATGCAGAAACTGCTATGGTACAATCAAAACTAAATCTTAGACATGTTAAAGAGTACTGATATAAGTATATAGTTTAATGCTGCAATGTCTCCTAAAGAACCTGATAAAATATTTACATTATGATAATTTTTGAATACATCAATATATACAAAGAACAACCTTTGAAAGGCTAATCTTTGTTATGAAACCAAAACTTTAAATGTACAATCAAAATTGATTATGAATTTAAATAAGATTAAGCAGCATGGTAAAATAATGAATGAGTAGCTGGACTTAATTCTAATAATAGATAATTTCTTTCCAAAAGagttgtattagccatttcaggaTACCAAATTAAGATTGGGTTCCCTTCAAAACTATCCAAATCAGctttcaactctttctaatgaacAAGGTTCTGATGTACTTATGGCTTAGGTCCATAATCTTCAACCAGCTGCTGAAAATGAAACCTGGGCAATATTTTCTCCGGGTTTAAAAGAAATGGTGGGatactttgtgtaaaaaaaaacacagtagaTCAGGAATACTGGGTATAGCAGTAAAGTGTGAATATAAGTTATGCTAAATAACACGTGTGCATGAATTTGCTGTGTCTTCTATATTGAAACCAAGGATTTAAAATCTAAATAAGTTGCATTACAGCATCACACACATTGAAACAAATTTTTGAAATATGTCCTTCTTTTGCAAATATACACCTCTACATCTCCATGCCATTTAGAGACAAATGGACCCAAACTACTTTAAAACGATCCTGTATTATGAATTAAGGTATGAATGCATGAATACAAATTTGGCAATTTTTAAAGAAGTCCACCTTGTTGCCAGGAGTTTTACTAgagggaaatttttttaaaaaaaaatcaatttggaAATGAATGaagtatttaaaaaaataatctgaAACTTTAAATGTAATTTAAGAGCAAGCTAGGAAATTGATGGGACCAGTCCAGTTAATGAAAATAACACAACCTAATGTATTCTAACCAATACTTCTATTACGTAAGTATTACACAAACCACAGTTACAATATCCAACCAGGTAATGTCAGAATAAACATATATACACCAATAAAATTTTGATACCAACAACTTTGGGTACCTAAAAGCTATAAAGATTTGAAAAGTTTTGAACAAATCCTGGCTACAGCTTAGCATGTTGACCATAGAACTACTACTGATTCATTTCTCCCCTACCCACCTCCATTGATAACTAAACCAATAAACAGTAAGTGCAACTTTGCAAAGAATCAGTTTTTTCTCATATGTAAAAATAGTCTGGCGATTTAACTATGTTCACAGCAATAGTTTCATTTATGGATGTAGGGCAGCAATTGAGATTAAGAAAACAATGTTGAAAGAGAAAGTATTTCTTTTGATACTGGAAGAAAACATACACTTTAAACAGGAACAGATGCTAGGAAATGTACCTAGGGACAGTTCTTTAAGGACATTAAAaatgtatggatttgtaaaatataagcattgcctgacaaacctaggtGAATTTTGTTTGAGAACATTACTAACCCAAAAGCCGAGTGTCTGAACTTTTTATGGAATTCTAAAATGGAAACAATTGACATAATAAAAATATTATGAATGACTAATAACCTACTAACATCAGTTGAGATTTGTCAATTAGAAATAAAAGCCTGTGTACATTCTTAAATTATGAAGTGAACTTCAGTATCTTTCAGGAATCTGTAAATGGATCTACAGTTATTAGTATGTAACTAAAACTGAGGAACATGTCTACATTTGCTAATGATAGAAATCAAGATAGAACAAcaataaaagaaaaacaaattgtaaAGGAACATTAACAGACAGAGTGCAAAATCTACAATACTAGTTAATATTTTTATGATTTGCAGATGATgagtttaattatttttaaactgAAAGAAAACTTAAGTGCTGTGGAGCAGTGGATTTTTGGGATTCAAATACAGAAATCACCAAAATATAAGGGCGATCCATAATAGATCATTGGAAAAGGCGAGCAGAACACCAACTTAGTTTCAAGAAGGAATAGATACAAGTGGCATGAAAGATCCAGGTGGAACAAGTTCAGCATCACATTCATTTCTGGTTATTGCAGATATATTGGTGCTGGGCAAAGAACTTGGGTAGTTTTACCCAAAGGATAAAAGGCTTCCATTCTTTTAAGTATAGAAGGTTAAGTGATTTAATAGAGATATTTAAGACAATTTACAAAACTGGTTAGGGTATAGTGAAACATATTCTGCAGTGGGCATGTCCTGAACAGATGGACAGAGCTGCTTATCAGAAATAATCCCAGAGGCCCTGTCACATCGTTATTCAGACAAAAGGAATTAGAAATCTGAAACTTTTTCCACGAGTGGCCAGAGGTTTCAGTAAGATAATCAAGGTTAGTTTTGTTTTCTGCATTAAAAGAATGGGCCAAATTTATTTTTTCTCAAAGTACCAAAATAATAGCTTCAAGATGCAATAAGTGGTGTAACACAGGATTCAGAGCTGGACACACATACAACCTTTAGTACTGACTTTAGATGAGAACACTTCAGATACAGTTTCTAAATGTAATGACACAAAGAcataaatgggaaaaaaaaaacagaagaccatgaaactgATATATAAATAGGTTATTAGGAGAGCAAATGAAGTATATTGTAGGAAAATGTGAAAttgaccatttaaaaaaaatacatgtaTGATCTAAATGGAGATTTGAGAGGCAAGATACGTAAGTATGAGAACAAAAGCTAATATTTATTGCTAGGAGTACACCTCACTCACATAGGCATTAGTGGGACCAAATCTAGAGTAATGTACAGTATTGATCTCCTAACAAAAATGTAAACATGTTGTGAACAAGTCAATGCAGTGGAAGCAGTTCAGAAAAGACTTAACTGGCTCATACctgaaagggatgggttgcattaTGAGGAAAAGCTGGACAAACACGCCTTTTATCCACCTTgctttagaaggatgagaggcaacttgatggaAGAATCTAGAACACGGGTGGGGGGGGTGATGTCTCCCatttaaaacaaaacaattttttttcGCTAAGGTTGAGGTTTTGGAATTCTTTCCCCAAAAAGCAATAGAAACAGAGATATTTGAGCATTTTTAaaagaggtagataggttcttgaaaaGCAAAAAGAGAAAGGTGACAGTGGGGGCTAGGTAGGTGGGAGTTAGTAACCCATTATCTTATGAAATTATAGCAAAACCTTAAGGGCCAATGGCCTATTCCAGCTCCCAATTTGTATGTTCCTCTCCAAACCTGCAACTGAAATAGGTAAACCAAATGCAGAATAATTTACTTGTCTGTATGCTTAATGTGACAAAATATACTTACAGTTTACAAACCCattaaaaatttaattttggtgGCCAAGAATGATAAATGAATATGAAACAAACTAGCAAACCTGTGATGGAAACATGCATTGTTATGTATAACCTATTATTAATTTCAACAGAACAGGAGTAAAATATGCATACATATAGGTTTTACTAAAATCAGTTGATTTTTCAATCTATGGCAATAATACACCCATCTGATATTTCTATTTGCAGGCACTAAGCTTTATAAAGTGATCTTTCACATCTTCCTCCTCAGTCAATAAGTTCCACATAAATCACCACAGAACTTTTGAATTATTAGTCCTTGGCTGAAATACAAATGAAATTTGTGAGTGAAGGAGGAACCGCACCTCACAAATTCTGTCCAACAGATAATGAGCTCCAGTCTAGTGAATCTCGTCTCAAAGGAAAGCTGATGTGTTACTACTAGTCAAGACTCGTTCAAATTCAGGTCTTTTTATCATTGATCAGCAACCAAATCATATCTAAACTACATGCACTTACCATTGTTCTCATTTCCTCTGCTGCTTAATTGTGAcaaccataagaccatcagaatATTATGATATTTAACTGAGATTCTGGTGAATGTGGCTTTGTATGCATCATTGCATTAACAGGTTTCTCAAGAAGACTTTTATACACAGACCACAATATAAACAGACTTCTAATTTATTAAATTAGAAAGATAAAGTAACTGAAATGTATGTCCTGAAAACAAAGCTACTCTATCATGCGACAAATTGTGAATAATTTTCATAACAAGATACAGCTTAATaagactttttttttttttttttacagatttaaGAACCCATTCCTTCAATGACGTTTCCTTATAAATAGGCTTATATTACCTATATATTGTGTAGAAATGCCTGTGTGATGGGTTTCTCGATGTAGGTTTCAAAACTATACACGGTGCATATGAACTTGTAATACTGCATTTCTGATCACTGAAACTACTTTGTAAAACTTCAGTGGATACTATAGTTTTGAAATCAATTATGTTGTCAAACCATATATCTGCCTAAACATAGCCGTAATGCAAAGTGTTAATTTAGTCCCAAATTACCACATTTTCCTATACAAAGATAGTTGCTGCAAATGCATGATGGTAAAATAATGGGTAAAGAATACAGTACTTTGCTGATGCAGAGTAATGGAGGATAAAACGCTAATGTTCAAACTGAAGCAATTCTTTTCATGAAGCCTTCAGTGTGCTCTTCATTCACAAATAGATGCCTGCGGTGTCAGTATTCTTCTGGTTCCTGAGGCAGTTCTTCAGCCTGTACCTGACCGTCGTCTGGCCCTGCAATTCCCTCCTgcagtttaaaaataaatatacatatgtatCACTGAATACAGTATTTATATTTTACCCCCAAGTAAGTAGTAAAATTCTACATACATCAGTGGCATATAGGACGTCCATGAGTTGCTGAACAAGGTCAATATTCTCCTGCCCATGTTCTTGGCATATGAGTTCAATTTCTCTCAGTTTCCCAAAGTAGAAGTCCCTCTCCTTTTCAACTCCTTCAAGTGCGAGTTTTAATGAACTCACCTGTTTACAGTTGAAAAAACAAATCAATTGAAGCAACATTGATCTATACAAAAACAAAAGCACAATTTTTTTCGACTTGCAGAAATTTTGATCAAAATTTCAGAATTTCAGTGCTAGAAAGTATTCAGAAGAGAAAAAGATTATTTTCCTTTCTCCTCTGAATACATTCTAATAATTTGGTTAAAGGAAGTTGCCTTCTGTTAAGTTACTGACAGAATACACTAAAAAAAGAGAAACATCTCAACATCACAAAAGTTTCACCACAGCAGCTAGTCAATTAAGTTCATATTGGATCTGGTTTAAGAACAATCTAACTAGTTTCACTTCACTGCATTTTTCTCCATAGACatttgaaatataaaagcaacacacaaattgATGTGTACAACAATGTATACATTGGGCTTGAAAACACCAGGATCAGTTGGTTACACATTGTAGTGCATCACAATCCACTCCAAGCTCAATATACTTCCAATTTAAcccaaattattattattttttatttagagatacagcatggcaacAGGACCTTCTGGATGAACAAACCCATGCCACCgaattacacccatatgaccaattaaccttctaacccatacacctttggaatgtggtggAAAAtaagagcacccaaaggaaactcacacattcacaggaggaacatacaaactccttgcagacagcagtggaattgaacccaagtagCTGGCACTGAAATAGCGTTAAACTAGCTGCTATGGTAATGTACCATGAAAGTACTGGGGAAGAACCTTATTAAAGAGTTAACATTATGGTACACAACAAGAAATTGtcatattttattttttaatgagAAAGTGTTCTGCATAACAGTATTTTGAATACTGTGAATCACCTCATAGAATTGCACAATATAAATCATCTTCAGTCATGCTTCTACACTGTCACTGTGATTATgaattgaaaatgaaaaaaaaaaattgATCACAAATTTTGGAAGATTACCAAGTACAGAGGTGTGACTGACATCTGTCTGGCTAATTATGCTACACTTCATGCATATGCACCCGAGTTTAAGGCCAGGCCTCGAATGGATGCCACGCTGATATTCCCAATCACACTCTACTTTAGCTAAATTTAGATCATCACCAATGGGAGCTAAAGAATAACAATAATGTAACTGGACATCTTAAACTACTGTAGGTTAGGGAACAACCTCCTGACAACTGTCCAGATCAACTGAATGTTTATTATGACCATCTCAACATGGATTTGAGTGTAATTAGATGATCTAAGATACCAAGGTTTTCCTCCATAAATGTCTGGAAtgagaaaatgtaaaaaaaaatattcaGACACTGGTATATCTTCCAACTATTAAACACAAAACAACAGTTCagtgggcttgttcttttttggaTAATATCTAAATTAAAGGTTCccgaccttttttatgccatggaccaatatcattaagcaaggggtccgtggaccagagattgggaaccactgatctaaaTTATATCCTGATCTTTCCTTTTCAAATAAAAATCAATAAAGCCAATTCTGAAGGCAAAGAGTTTAGCGAATGTTCTCAACTTTTTATTCAAGTTTGTTGATAAATATGTTGTTTGAAAGTCGTATGTTAATACTAATAAGGAACAAAATACAAATGAGTCATATATAACTGACTTGCTTATAGCTTATTTTAAGATTTCATCATGTGAGAGAATACCTCTTTTGTTTTAATTATAAATAATATGGGAAACACAGCAATACATTAGTCTATCTTACCTCTTTACAGGTATTACACAATAGTTTCAAAGATCCAAATTGGATCTAGTGATAAAAATTAATGCTGTTAAACATAACTTAAAGAAATAAGTAatgaataattttaaatatcAATCTATATTTTTAGTACATTTATCAATGTGACATGGTATTGAATGTCCCAATTTAAGCATCAACTATAGTATGTGCACAAAGAATTGTGCCATAACATCATTTCTATTATCAATAAAAATAATTCTGCCTCTGAATAGAGAAGGATATTGTTGGGGTGTCAGCAAATGATGAAAGTGATGTTCAATCCCAACCTTGCTCACATGGTGACAAACTTAATGATCCATCAATAGCAGGGGCAAAGTCCACAGTGATAAAAAGGTTGCCTGAAAATAATCCAGGAGATAGAGGGGTAAAAGTAGATATATTCAATGATTATACCTAGTGATATGTTCATCTGGATTTCACTTCAACTGCACCTCTGATTATGTTTATCAATTGTGAATATATTTTAATTACTGGAAAATTTAGACTCACTACCACGTACCTGCTCATTCAATTGTGCAATATGTGATTCTGCATCACCACCACTTTTTGTTCCTGGTGCCTTTCTAGCTTGAGCTGAAGTTGGCCTAGTTGGTGTTGACACTGATTTAGGAGATGGAGTGCTTTTTGGAGCAGCAGCACCTATCATTAGGGCAGAAATTGAACCACCTGAACAACTTGAATTACTGTAAGTTCTGATATATATCACGCTTTCATGCAGGGTTGTATGACCAATAAAATCTGCATTACAAAACAAATATTTCAGTGCTTTACTGACTTGACAGTAAACTAAAACTTTTTGAGTAGAGTTCCTTAATTTTAGGATTTATACAATCAAGATCATCTGTGATAATTCTTGCAGATTTTAATATCCCATGGATGATCATTCTCCAATCCCCACGTTACTCCTGGGTAGCAAATTTAAAGTTAAAACCTTGCATGGAAGGTGCTCCAATACCACCTAGTCACGTGAGAAGGCATTCAAAGTTTACAGTTACAATAATGGAAAATATTTAATAGAATTTAGTGGGAAATGTTCAATAGAATTTAGCTACAATAATAAATACAAGAAATTatatttttgaatcaacattatgCCTTCAAATGAAGTACTATTTAAAATGTTTGTAGTCAATGTGGGTAGGGGGTGGTGACAGGGATAAATTCCCACACAACTCTTTGTGTCCAAGAACTAAATTAATAATCAAGTTTTCTCAATTGTCAAAGACTAAGCTTGGGGAAAAGTAATTTTCGTGACCTGCCCACAGTATTTAAGTATTAATTTCATATgagcagatgacatttaatggtAAATAGAATTTAATAAATACACTTTGCTTGATGTCATATTTTAATAGACAATATGGGATCAGTAAATTCTCAGGCTACATATTCTTTTCAAATATTTCCACACTATAAAACCTTTCATTCAAACCATACTGACATAGATCACAGATCTaggcagttttttttaaagaatcatGTAAAATTGTCATTGTTAAAAACTATGGGAAAGCAAAATGAGGCTAATGATTAAAAGATAAAAGGAAGATGCAATAAAGAAGTCAAACATTCAATTGAATTAAGGGCACATAAAAAAAGTTAGAAATTTATCATTCCCTTCTACAATAAAATCCATAAAAGTAACTCTCAGAAAACAAGATTTAGTACAATTCTAtcaaactgtatttttttttttaggAGTATAAACGTTGATCCACATCTTAACAACTGAACTAAAGACAGATTTGGGCATGGAAAACAATTTTTGCCACAATATTCCTCTTGCTCATTTTTAAAGTCCATTTCAATTACCAATTTTCTACATTCAAAACTCATAACCCTCATGAAATACACCTCAAGATTTGCAGTCAAAATTGTAAGATTAAGCAAATTGAGGATCATGCTTCTTGCCATTCTAGTTAAAGAAATACTTAAAGATTTTGTTATGCACTAATTATTCACATGAACATACAACAAATATTGATGAAGAACTTCCTATACTTGCAGTATGGGGTATTCTACAGCTAATTTCAACACTGAAAAACTGTTATAGTCTTGATACAATGCCACTAAGAATCCAACAAGCATACCAGTAAAGCTAATTAATGGCAAGTGAATGAATATTCTAATGTCAGTAGATTCAAAGTACTTCTAAACTGATAAAAGGAatggaaagaaagaagaaaacaaaaacaagAGCATTAAACAgtctacatcagtcttcactgtacaGACACAAGCAGCATGCCAGAAGATCCAAGCTTAGGGGGCAGAAGCGAGCAAAGTTGCTATTATTagggtgcttgggaaactgaaaagtctgaagttagacaggtcacctggactagatggcctATACCCCAGGTATTGgaatgaggtggctgaagagactgtgcaggcaatattaatgatctttcaaaaaacaaTGGATTCCAGCATGGTTCCggtgaactggaaaattgcaaagtcACTCTactattcaagaagggagagaggcaataAAAAGGAAATCATAGACTGTTTAGTCTGACCTCACTGGTTGAGATGATgatggagtcgattgttaaggatgtggctttGGGGTACTGGGAGGCACATAAtaaacacaagaacataagaaataggaacaggagtaggccatccggcccatcgagcctgccctgccattcagtaagatcacagctgatctgtccgtaaactcagctccatctacctgccttttccccataacctttaattcccttactatgtaaaaacctacctaactgtatcttaaatatatttagtaaagaagcctcaactgcttccctaggcagagaattccacagattcaccactctctgggaaaaacagtgtctcctcatctccgtctttaatcttctcccctgaatcttgaggcaatgtcccctagttctagtctcacctaccaatggaaacaactttcctacttctgtcttatctatccctttcaaaattttgtatgtttttataagatcccctctcattcttctgaattccagagagtatagtcccaggcgactcaatctctcctaagTTAactccttcatccctggaatcaacctggtgaacttcctctgcactgcctccaaagccagtatatctttcctcaagtatggagaccagaactgcacacagtactccaggtgcagcctcactagtaccctgtatagttgcagcatgacttccctgctcttgaattcaatcactctagcaatgaaggccaacattctgtttaccttcttaatatcctgttgtacctgcaagccaacttcttGCGATTCATGaataagcactcccaagtccctcttcataacagcatgctgcaatctttctccatttcaataataatctgctcttctattattccttccaaagcagatgatctcacatttaccagcaTTGTGTTCCATCTACCAGACCTTGgtccattcacttaacctatctatatccttgGCATAATGGCAAATGAcataattctcctcctatatcttatggtctaaacaatCAACCTCTTAGGTGGTTAATGCACAGATGATTGTTTCAATAAGGTCTGATGTTGAATAGCAAGAAAAGCCAAAAGCGGAATATCAGAAACTTGAATTCTTCTGAAACTTTGAAATGCAGCTCACAATCAAAAAGATTTTACACGCTACTTGTCTCACAATGAAGAGGATATCAAAAAAATTGATGGAATGGTGATGGTGGTATTATTAAGTTTTGCTAAAAATCAAACAAGTTACATTAGTTTTAAGAATACTGAATTACATAATTTGATTCATCCAGATATCAAGAAACTGGAGAATAAAGGAATGTGCTTGTGACAGCAGGCAGAGATTGCATCCAGTACATCCATGGAAATAGATTCGTTGTTTGAGGATGATATAGAGTTATCACAAGGTTGATGAACTGGAGGTACCAATTATGAAGACTTGGGACATACCaaaaaaaacaaataggattgcaAACAAAAAGGTtccaaataaaaaaaaccactgaaAAGTTAAATGATAAATTAACAGCCCGAATGACAAAATATGCAGAGTTGACAGAATATCCACAAGTCTAGAAAAAACAGAACACAAACAAAATAATACTATTACCTGCACTTGGTGAACTAGCTGCTTTCTTTGGCAAATTAAAAATTTGTTCTCCAGGATTGGGTGGAGGAATAGCATCTTGACCTTGTCGAGCAAGGACTGGATCATA
This sequence is a window from Hemitrygon akajei chromosome 1, sHemAka1.3, whole genome shotgun sequence. Protein-coding genes within it:
- the mapre2 gene encoding microtubule-associated protein RP/EB family member 2 isoform X2, whose protein sequence is MAVNVYSTSVTSENMSRHDIMAWINDTVCLNYTKIEQLCSGAAYCQFMDMLFSGCISLKKVKFQAKLEHEYIHNFKLLQGAFKRMNVDKVIPVERLVKGRFQDNLEFIQWFKKFFDANYDGKEYDPVLARQGQDAIPPPNPGEQIFNLPKKAASSPSAGAAAPKSTPSPKSVSTPTRPTSAQARKAPGTKSGGDAESHIAQLNEQVSSLKLALEGVEKERDFYFGKLREIELICQEHGQENIDLVQQLMDVLYATDEGIAGPDDGQVQAEELPQEPEEY